TCGGACATGCTCGCGGGCATCAGCTTCGTGACGTCGATGTCGAGCCGCAGCGTGCCGGGGTCGGTGTTGCTGTACTCGCGGAACCGGGCCTCGGCGGCGCGGGCGGCGGCGGCCTCGTCGAACAGCAGCGTCTGCGCCTCGCCGAGGCGGGCGATGGCCTGGTCGATGTCGGTGCGGGTGCCCTCGCCGTAGCGCAGCCGCGCCTCGGCGGCGGCGACCTGCTCGTGCAGGAAGGCGACTTCCTGCTCGCGCAGCGCTTCGCCCCGCCGGAAGCGCCGCACGTCGAGGAATGCGTTCGCGGTCGCGAGGATCACGTCCTGCTGCGTCGCCTTGAGCCGCTCCCGCTCGGCATGGACGCCGGCTGTCGCCGACCGCGTCGCGTTGCGGGTTCGGAAGCCGCGGAAGAGGGGCTGCGTCACCTCCAGCGATACGGAGGCTGACAGCTCGTCGTCCGTCAGGCTGCCGGATCCCGACAGGGTCGGCACGTTGATGTCCCGTTCCGACTGCAGCCCCGCGCTGGCGCCGAGCGTCAAGGTTGGCCGGCCCGAGGAGCGGGCGATTGCAACGTCCTCGTCCGCGGCGCGCACGTCGGCGCGGGCGCGGTTGATGATCGAGTTGGTGAGGTAGGCCTCGCGGAAGGCGTCCGACAGGCGGTCGCTCTCGGGCGTCGCGTCGGGGAGGGGGCCGCGGTAGCGCGTGTCGGTCAGTGGATCGTCGCGCACCGGCGTGTCGTAGCGCACGCGCGGCTGGTCGATGTCGTCCGGCATCGGGTGGACGGTCACGACGGTGCGCGCCTCGGTCAGCTCGGCCGAGGCGTCGGGCGGGGTGATGAGGGGCGTTTCGTGAAGCGACTG
This genomic window from Acuticoccus sediminis contains:
- a CDS encoding TolC family outer membrane protein encodes the protein MRVILLLIVAIGLGSCGPRAAGPGPGDAFRAIEHADLSRRVAAPGASTAQFFVAPQSLHETPLITPPDASAELTEARTVVTVHPMPDDIDQPRVRYDTPVRDDPLTDTRYRGPLPDATPESDRLSDAFREAYLTNSIINRARADVRAADEDVAIARSSGRPTLTLGASAGLQSERDINVPTLSGSGSLTDDELSASVSLEVTQPLFRGFRTRNATRSATAGVHAERERLKATQQDVILATANAFLDVRRFRRGEALREQEVAFLHEQVAAAEARLRYGEGTRTDIDQAIARLGEAQTLLFDEAAAARAAEARFREYSNTDPGTLRLDIDVTKLMPASMSDAVRTGLARNPDIAQALHAVDAANFEVRALEGESLPSVSVSGRVGLDAGDSSADHTESAEVRLNFSMPLYQGGAVAARVRRAKESLSGARMDVDLARNRTRSDIASAWSAYQSSRQSVAAADASIGVARRAVNGLLEELRVGQRTTVDVLDAQRDLIRLEILRAGAERQRDAAAFQVLRQIGELDPAALGLGVPAYDPEEHYVAAKDRWSGFRTPSGS